In the Anaerostipes caccae L1-92 genome, ATGACAGCAGCCTGTCTGCTCCTCTGTCCGAACTGCATAAGACTTTGAATACGGCCATGGACAGCATACGCACCAGCGTGCACGGGCTTCAGGAGTCATCTGTGAGTCTTCGTGACTCTGTCGCCGAGATCATACACGGGTATCCGGAGTACACCGTAGATCTGGAATATGATATATCCGAGCCTCCTCCTCAAAACCTTCAGTTCTGCTTTGCCGCAATCATAAAAGAAGCATTTACAAATGCTTCAAAGCACAGCGACGCAGCACGGATTCGCCTTGTACTGAGGGAACATCCATCCTTCTATCAGCTGTTATTTGAAGACGACGGGTCCACGGCGCCGAAATCTTATTCCTCCGGGATGGGCCTTCTCAATATGAAAGAACGGATCGAATCTTTTCACGGCACTATAAACATTACATTTGAACGCGGTTTTAAAATATTTATCACTGTTCCGCGCAATACGGCATCTTATCAGCCGGGAGGTAAATCATGAAGATCATTATTGTCGACGACGACAAACTTGTGTCGGCTTCTTTGAAAACAATTTTAGAGTCATCTGGTGACGTTCATGTGCAGGCCCTGGGGTCAAGCGGTGCTGAGGCTGTCTCTTTATATGAATTACATCATCCGGATGTTCTGTTAATGGATATCCGGATGAGCGGCATGAACGGCATCGAGGCCGCGAGAGAAATCCGCAGGAAATATCCGGATTCTAAAATCCTGTTTCTGACGACATTCTCTGACGATGAATATATCATCGATGCCCTGAATATCGGTGCAAAAGGCTACATCCTGAAACAGGACTTCGAGAGCATCCTGCCTGCCCTCCACGCTGTGGAAAACGGTCAGAACGTTTTCGGAAATGAGATCATCTCAAAAATTCCGGATCTGCTCTCAAGCAAACAGCATTTTTCCTATTCTGACTACGGCATCAGCGAAAAAGAGCTGCGCCTGATCGAATACATAGCCAAAGGAA is a window encoding:
- a CDS encoding response regulator transcription factor, producing MKIIIVDDDKLVSASLKTILESSGDVHVQALGSSGAEAVSLYELHHPDVLLMDIRMSGMNGIEAAREIRRKYPDSKILFLTTFSDDEYIIDALNIGAKGYILKQDFESILPALHAVENGQNVFGNEIISKIPDLLSSKQHFSYSDYGISEKELRLIEYIAKGMSNKEISECLFLSEGTIRNYLSVILEKLELRDRTQLAIFYYQHK